One genomic region from Streptomyces sp. NBC_01431 encodes:
- a CDS encoding AAA family ATPase gives MNETSRKEGPPARPPGTERLDPAAVRTGEPFTVLHGPGVGDVFVDSAAQVCSMEQALWRMLRAAGFERIVFSTLHNPVYFRDRASRDLSRRPAGRTAELAGRRGLRTMRHASLQGPLGGTRLLGAAPRSTAESAPDPARQAGAAPASGISDPFGVMTVSAHLRDPEHRTAVVFPHADEFLLHNRASRQLAGAMAEWASDTVEGNQWILVFRKPSLDAVAELLAGLGRYPQLETFVYERRDEPARGGTFRVELPQAAELERLVHSVRLRKGLRVEWQDLDRLVRAMAGQPETARVWRARLEQLPVEEASLSLHSVRRWLGGDVSDERSPWERLAAMPGMQELVGRFEAIRMETEAAEELRARGLAAVDEPPARHLVFTGNPGTGKTTVARLVGEMYRDLGLLTRGHCVEAQVSDLVAGYVGQTAIQTNAVVDRALDGVLFIDEAYMLSDQSDGFGEQAIDTLLKRMEDDRGRLAVVVAGYPEKMKEFLDSNVGLKSRFPTTVEFPDYDPATLHTILLGRLEKHGLRPGEETEGALRQIVEGMHRSRDEGFGNAREMRTLADALRAPWAVRVGRDVEQPVIIDDIPQEYRDHLPRPVPELAELLAGLDRYIGLGPVRRELEGLANRLRMRQERGHDVFAPPHLLFTGPPGTGKTTVARLIGDLFRGLGLLRRGHVVEVTRTDLVAEFVGQTAPRVREAVERALDGVLFIDEAYSLVRDTGGQGGFGAEAVDTLLREMEHRRGRLVVIAAGYPQDMERLLDFNSGLRSRFTTEVPFPDYALDGLVEILHRMAAESGYTLGLGTAERARLWLEATREGRRESFGNAREVRRLLELMEGRKAARWSQGDKDSEYLPEDVPDLPVGQG, from the coding sequence ATGAACGAGACCTCGAGGAAGGAAGGCCCTCCTGCCCGTCCGCCGGGGACGGAGCGGCTGGACCCGGCAGCGGTGCGCACCGGCGAACCCTTCACGGTCCTGCACGGGCCCGGTGTGGGTGACGTCTTCGTCGACAGCGCCGCCCAGGTGTGCTCCATGGAGCAGGCGCTCTGGCGCATGCTGCGTGCCGCCGGGTTTGAGCGGATCGTCTTCAGCACCCTGCACAACCCGGTCTACTTCCGGGACAGGGCGTCGAGGGATCTGTCCCGCCGGCCGGCCGGCCGCACAGCAGAACTGGCCGGCCGGCGCGGGTTGCGCACCATGCGGCACGCAAGCCTGCAAGGGCCCCTCGGTGGGACGCGGCTGCTGGGTGCCGCCCCCCGGTCTACGGCGGAATCCGCCCCGGACCCGGCCCGACAAGCCGGTGCGGCACCCGCGTCCGGGATCTCCGATCCCTTCGGCGTGATGACCGTGAGCGCGCATCTCCGCGACCCGGAACACCGTACGGCCGTGGTCTTCCCGCACGCGGACGAGTTCCTGCTCCACAACCGGGCCTCGCGGCAACTGGCCGGAGCCATGGCCGAGTGGGCGTCCGACACAGTGGAGGGAAACCAGTGGATCCTCGTGTTCCGCAAGCCCTCCCTGGACGCGGTGGCCGAACTCCTGGCGGGGCTCGGACGCTATCCGCAGCTGGAGACCTTTGTGTACGAACGGCGGGACGAGCCCGCCCGCGGCGGTACCTTCCGGGTCGAACTTCCCCAGGCGGCGGAATTGGAGCGGCTGGTCCACTCGGTACGGCTGCGCAAGGGGCTGCGGGTCGAGTGGCAGGACCTGGACCGGCTGGTCCGGGCGATGGCCGGCCAGCCCGAGACGGCCCGCGTCTGGCGTGCGCGCCTTGAACAACTGCCAGTTGAGGAGGCGTCATTGAGTCTCCACTCGGTCCGGCGCTGGCTAGGAGGAGACGTGTCCGACGAACGTTCGCCCTGGGAGCGACTTGCTGCGATGCCCGGCATGCAGGAGCTGGTAGGGCGATTCGAAGCCATTCGGATGGAGACAGAGGCGGCCGAGGAACTGCGGGCCCGTGGGTTGGCCGCGGTCGATGAACCGCCCGCCCGGCACCTGGTGTTCACCGGGAACCCCGGGACCGGGAAGACGACCGTGGCCCGGCTGGTCGGCGAGATGTACCGGGACCTGGGGTTGCTCACCCGTGGCCACTGCGTGGAGGCGCAGGTCAGCGATCTGGTAGCCGGTTACGTAGGGCAGACCGCCATCCAGACGAACGCGGTGGTGGACCGGGCTCTGGATGGTGTGCTGTTCATCGACGAGGCGTACATGCTCAGTGACCAGAGCGACGGATTCGGAGAACAGGCCATCGACACGCTCCTCAAGCGTATGGAGGACGACCGTGGCCGCCTGGCGGTCGTCGTGGCTGGCTACCCGGAGAAGATGAAGGAGTTCCTTGACTCCAACGTCGGTCTCAAGAGCCGGTTTCCCACCACTGTCGAATTTCCCGACTACGACCCCGCCACCCTGCACACGATCCTGCTGGGCCGCCTGGAAAAGCACGGCCTGCGTCCTGGGGAGGAGACGGAAGGGGCGTTGCGGCAGATCGTGGAGGGCATGCACCGCTCCCGGGACGAGGGCTTTGGCAACGCCCGGGAGATGCGCACCCTCGCCGATGCGCTCCGCGCCCCGTGGGCCGTGCGCGTCGGACGGGACGTGGAACAGCCCGTCATCATCGACGACATCCCGCAGGAGTACCGGGACCACCTGCCGCGTCCGGTGCCCGAGCTCGCCGAACTGCTGGCCGGACTCGACCGGTACATCGGCCTCGGCCCGGTCCGCCGGGAGCTGGAAGGACTCGCGAACCGGCTGAGGATGCGCCAGGAGCGCGGCCATGATGTGTTCGCCCCGCCCCACCTGCTGTTCACCGGCCCTCCGGGCACCGGCAAGACCACGGTGGCCCGGCTGATCGGCGATCTGTTCCGCGGACTGGGGCTCCTGCGCAGGGGGCATGTCGTGGAGGTGACCCGCACCGACCTGGTCGCCGAGTTCGTGGGGCAGACCGCGCCCAGGGTCCGCGAGGCGGTCGAACGGGCCCTGGACGGCGTGCTGTTTATCGACGAGGCCTACAGTCTGGTCCGGGACACCGGGGGACAGGGCGGATTCGGCGCGGAGGCCGTGGACACTCTGCTCCGTGAAATGGAGCATCGGCGCGGCCGACTGGTCGTGATCGCGGCCGGATACCCGCAGGACATGGAGCGGCTGCTCGACTTCAACTCAGGCCTGCGGTCACGGTTCACCACCGAGGTGCCCTTCCCCGACTACGCCCTGGACGGCCTGGTGGAGATCCTCCATCGGATGGCTGCCGAGAGCGGCTACACCCTCGGCCTCGGGACCGCGGAGCGCGCCAGGCTGTGGCTCGAAGCGACCCGGGAGGGCCGTCGGGAGTCGTTCGGCAATGCCCGGGAGGTGCGCAGACTGCTGGAGCTCATGGAGGGCCGCAAGGCGGCGCGGTGGAGTCAAGGTGACAAGGATTCGGAGTATCTGCCCGAGGACGTGCCGGATTTGCCCGTCGGTCAGGGCTGA